In Papaver somniferum cultivar HN1 chromosome 1, ASM357369v1, whole genome shotgun sequence, a genomic segment contains:
- the LOC113359006 gene encoding uncharacterized protein LOC113359006, with the protein MDAETVQFKKKAWKARKTIHVFTEEDSPSDNDSIKDLDKQKVMPKRKKSTQGAEPMETNETDNSKRFKDYPENYAEPLASSFPLMTNGASGSSTPIPELNIQKNWHVNLGGASGTAGGLVMIWKNNLDVEILDCSFNLINAKIQPTSCPPCLFTGYYGNSNNTQCKLNSWKVLEYTASKNSLPWLVIGDFNFILHDFEKYSTQPLDNAEANIFSNNIIDLDLNDLGSTGFLFTWTNKRSGSALTKQRLDRGLATESWILLYPNSTITNMLAIGSDHHPILLNTNPHWSTGKIPFKFFGPWLDHKDCKDIIFECWQKNLSGSSAFLIARKLKEVKMKLKIWNKEVYGNIKTNIEECNQHLHWLQENYFNQDRSKALQTAMKVLREWQDIEENFWKIKSRDQYIKLGDKNTSYFHITTKRRLRRNKIDTIQDSSGNWIENYQDIKQCFTNHFSKMATSESPSMSTEILNLISTVITTEHNKNLNRILEDSEVKVILFSMAKDKAPGPDGFPPNFFQANWDIIGENAPSINHLLFVDDCMVFCKENTIEAQNLKDILNIFGDTSGQLINFSKSGVLFSKDTDPALMPIICKLLGVQILPTNDKYLGSTLFTHRSKIQSFKPGVDKMKRNLSSWKNSPLNPAGREVIIKSVTSTASIYQMNCFRIPKKTCQDMNKLQRDFFWGKNLENPTGYYPKAWTVICKPKELGGLGFMNMVLFNSAMITKIGWRLEQDKDSLWYQLMDAKYLLGRNVLSMNTKAKDGDSWIWKGVLEGIQNIQQHCEWRIGNGNTIKIWEDFWIPTSTDKLIKPANCPNDIQLLAHLTTYQREWNIYLIQQIFSFDTAQVITNLDIHPREEDNIHWNLNSTGKFSVKALYKAKIENLYRNDQTTRDWRAIWNLEVVPAVKKFLWKCAH; encoded by the exons ATGGATGCTGAAACTGTCCAGTTCAAAAAGAAGGCTTGGAAAGCTAGAAAGACAATTCACGTCTTCACTGAAGAAGATTCACCCTCTGATAATGACAGTATTAAGGATTTGGACAAGCAGAAAGTCATGCCAAAAAGGAAGAAATCAACTCAGGGTGCAGAGCCTATGGAAACCAATGAAACTGACAACAGCAAAAGATTCAAAGACTACCCAGAAAACTATGCTGAACCTCTGGCTTCAAGCTTTCCCCTTATGACTAATGGTGCTTCTGGCTCATCAACACCAATCCCTGAG CTTAATATCCAAAAAAATTGGCATGTTAATCTTGGTGGGGCTAGTGGTACAGCTGGTGGATTAGTAATGATATGGAAGAACAATCTTGATGTTGAGATTCTAGACTGTTCTTTTAACCTTATCAATGCTAAAATACAGCCTACTAGTTGCCCTCCATGTCTCTTCACTGGTTAttatggtaattctaataatactCAGTGTAAACTAAATTCTTGGAAAGTTTTAGAGTATACTGCATCCAAGAACTCCCTCCCTTGGTTGGTTATTGGTGATTTCAACTTTATTttacatgattttgaaaaatacagTACTCAACCACTGGACAATGCTGAAGCTAATATTTTTAGTAACAATATTATTGATCTGGATCTAAATGATTTAGGCAGcactggcttccttttcacttggACAAATAAGAGAAGTGGGTCTGCTCTCACTAAGCAGAGATTGGATAGAGGATTAGCTACTGAGTCCTGGATCCTCCTATATCCAAACTCTACTATCACTAATATGTTAGCTATTGGCTCTGATCACCATCCCATTTTGCTTAACACTAATCCACACTGGAGTACTGGTAAAATCCCTTTCAAGTTCTTTGGTCCTTGGCTAGACCATAAGGATTGTAAGGATATTATTTTTGAATGTTGGCAGAAGAACTTATCTGGTTCTAGCGCTTTTCTAATTGCTAGAAAACTCAAAGAGgtcaagatgaaactcaaaatatggaacaaagaaGTTTATGGCAACATAAAGACAAACATTGAAGAATGTAACCAACATCTGCATTGGCTACAAGAAAACTACTTCAATCAGGATAGAAGTAAAGCCTTACAAACTGCAATGAAAGTTCTCAGAGAATGGCAAGACATTGAagaaaatttttggaaaatcaaAAGCAGAGACCAATATATCAAATTGGGAGATAAGAATACAAGTTATTTCCACATAACTACAAAAAGAAGATTAAGGAGGAACAAGATAGATACCATCCAAGATAGTTCTGGAAACTGGATTGAAAACTACCAAGACATAAAGCAATGTTTCACCAACCACTTCTCAAAAATGGCTACTTCAGAATCCCCTTCTATGAGTACTGAAATCCTTAACCTCATTTCTACAGTCATAACCACTGAACATAACAAAAATCTCAATAGAATTCTTGAAGATAGTGAGGTCAAAGTTATTCTCTTCAGCATGGCCAAAGATAAAGCTCCGGGACCAGATGGCTTCCCACCTAACTTCTTCCAAGCGAATTGGGACATTATAGGAGA AAATGCCCCATCCATAAATCATCtcctctttgttgatgattgtatgGTTTTCTGTAAGGAAAACACTATTGAAGCACAGAATCTCAAGGATATCCTCAATATTTTTGGAGATACTTCTGGCCAACTCATCAACTTCAGCAAATCAGGAGTCCTCTTCAGTAAGGACACTGATCCAGCTCTTATGCCTATTATCTGCAAGCTGCTTGGAGTTCAAATTCTACCTACTAATGACAAGTATCTAGGTTCTACTTTATTTACCCATAGAAGCAAGATCCAATCTTTCAAACCAGGAGTGGATAAGATGAAGAGAAACCTGTCTAGCTGGAAGAATTCCCCACTGAACCCAGCTGGAAGAGAAGTTATAATAAAATCTGTCACCTCTACAGCGAGCATCTATCAAATGAATTGTTTCAGAATCCCAAAGAAAACCTGTCAAGATATGAACAAACTACAAAGAGATTTCTTCTGGGGAAAGAACCTGGAAAACCCCACAGGCTACTACCCAAAAGCCTGGACAGTCATTTGCAAACCTAAGGAGCTTGGTGGATTAGGTTTTATGAATATGGTGCTTTTCAACAGTGccatgataacaaaaataggaTGGAGATTGGAGCAGGACAAGGATTCTCTCTGGTACCAACTGATGGATGCCAAATATTTATTGGGGAGAAATGTTCTCAGCATGAACACCAAAGCTAAAGATGGAGACTCCTGGATATGGAAAGGGGTTTTAGAAGGTATTCAGAACATTCAGCAACACTGTGAATGGAGAATAGGAAATGGaaacacaataaaaatttggGAGGACTTCTGGATACCTACTTCAACTGACAAACTCATCAAACCTGCTAACTGCCCCAATGATATCCAACTGCTAGCTCACCTAACGACATATCAAAGGGAATGGAATATTTATCTCATACAGcaaatctttagctttgacactGCTCAAGTCATCACTAATCTTGATATTCACCCCAGAGAAGAAGACAATATTCACTGGAATCTCAACAGCACAGGAAAATTCTCTGTTAAAGCTCTATACAAAGCCAAAATAGAGAATCTCTATAGAAATGATCAAACAACAAGAGACTGGAGAGCTATATGGAATTTGGAAGTGGTACCAGCTGTCAAAAAATTtctctggaaatgtgctcattaA